GATATTTCTACCCGAATTACATTGGAATCTCAAAACACAGTCGGAAGCAATGGACTGTTCAGTACATTTAATTATATAGGTGGAACCGAAGGTCGCCTTAGCTACACTGCTTACTATCAGAAGCGTTTTGGAGATGGATGGCGAGAAAATAATTATTTTAACACTGACCATGCCCATGGAGAAGTGAGTTTTGCAGTCACAAATAAGTTAAAAATTGGGGCTGAAATTACCTACATGACCTACAAAAGTCAGCAGGCGGGTGGTCTGACAGATGCACAGTTTTCCCAGAATGCCCGTCAGAGTGTGCGAAGCCGAAACTGGTTCAGTACGCCATGGCTGGTTCCTTCGATTTCGGCTGAGTATATTTTTAGTGACAAAACAAAATTGAGCTGGAAATCCTTCGGTGTAATTGCAGAAAGAAGTAGTGTAGGAATGGTCTCAGCTATTACTACGGTTGACAATTTAACTTCTAATCGCCAAGTTGACAGGGATTTTTATAATAATATTGGCTCAGAACTTAGATTTATTACTGATTATAATTTTTTTGGGAAAAACAATTCCCTTGCAAGTGGGTTGCGGTATTATAACGGAAATATTGATCGCCAGCAGCAGGGAAAAGGTAGTACAGGAAAAGATATGAACTTCGAAATTGAAGGCGATTTTCCCCGTGATTTAGATTTTAACAATATCAACAAAGCAGCATTTTTCGAAAACATTTTCAGGTTTTCCAATAAGTTTTTAATTACCGCCGGAGCAAGAGTTGAAAACATAAGCTCAACCATGAAGGGGCGTTTTAGCATGACAAATGGGCAGCCAAACAATCTTTCTCCTATTGATCGTAACCGCACATTTTTGTTATTTGGAGGTGGTGTTGAATACCACTTGACTTCTCAAACGGAGTTCTATTCCAATATTTCACAGGCTTACAGACCCGTTATGATTTCTGATCTGACCCCACCTGCTACTACTGATATTATTGATGAAAATCTTCAGGATGCAAGGGGTTATAATTTTGATTTTGGATACAGAGGAAAAGCAGGAAATTATCTAAATTTTGACGTGGATTATTTCTTCGTTAATTACAATAATCGTATCGGTACCATCACCCAAACTAATTCAGCTAACCAACGATACCAATTTCGGACAAATTTGGGTCGCTCAGTTAGTAAGGGTTTTGAAGGATATATAGAATTTGACCCAATCACAGCATTTTTTAAGAAATCAAAATTGGGTTACATAAGTCTTTTTGCTTCTATTGCTTATATTGATGCTACTTACAAGGACTTTATGACCACTTCTGTGCTTAACGGACAGATTGTTGAGAGTAATTTGTCAGGAAAAAAAGTGGAAAATGCTCCCGGGAAAATAAATCGTTTCGGTGCAACTTACCATAAAAAAGGTTTTTCTGTAACCTGGCAACTTAGTGATATTGGAAAAGCATATTCCGATGCCACAAATACTGAAGTAGCCAATGCAGCCGCAACTACTGGTGTTATTCCTGCATATACGGTTCAGGATTTATCTGCAAGTCTGAAATTTGCAAAACATTACAACATAAAAGGCGGAATAAATAATCTGACAGATGAAAGGTATTTTACCCGTCGTGCCGGTGGCTATCCTGGTCCCGGAATTTTGCCGGCAGATGGCCGCACATTTTATGTTTCAGCCGGTATTAAATTTTAAAAACAATAAGTGAATCAAAAGTATTCCCCTTCTTTTTTGTATATATATTTATAATTAGTCTAAATAAAATGAAAAAAATATTAATTTTATTTTTGCTTTCAAATGCAGTTTTGGCTCAAAATGCCATTTTAAAAGGGAAAGTCAGTACTTCAGATCATAAAGTGGCCTCTTTTGTAAATATTATTTTGAAAGGTACAAGCAAAGGTGCCTCGGCAGATGAGCAAGGAAATTATGCAATTCAAAATATAAAATCAGGAAACTACACGGTTATAGCCAGTTTTGTGGGTCTGAAAACCCAAAGTAAGAAAATTGAAATCAAGGAAAATCAGACAATGGTGCTTGATTTTGAGCTGGAAGAAGACGCTAATCAATTGCAGGAAGTGATGGTGACCGCAAACCCCAGCAAATATGTAACGGATTATCCTTCGGTTTCACTGAGATTAAAAACCCCCTTGCTTGAAATTCCTCAAAACATACAGGTTATCAATCGGCAGGTGTTGCAAGACCAGCAAATATTTGACATGCAGGAAGGTGTAATCAGAAATGTTAGCGGAGCAACACGGTCTGAACACTGGGAAAACTACGCCAGAATTGTGATGCGGGGCTCAAGAGTGGCGGCTTTTAGAAACGGCATGAATGTGACCGAAACCTGGGGCCCATTGACCGAAGATATGAGTATGGTTGAGCGAATTGAATTTGTGAAAGGTCCTGCCGGATTTATGCTGGCAAGCGGAGAGCCCAGCGGATTTTACAACGTAGTGACCAAAAAACCTACCGGAATTACGAAATCAGAAGTAGGAATGACCATTGGGTCGTTTGGAACATATCGTAATACCCTCGATTTTGATGGTTTATTGAGTAAAGATGGAAAAATTCAATACAGGCTCAATCTGATGGGGCAAACCAAAGGTACCCACCGAAAATTTGAATATAACAACCGAATCTCTATTGCTCCGGTTCTAAAATTCCAAATTAATCCCCGTACTTCGCTTACTACCGAGTATAATTATCAGTATGTAAACATGTCGCCTTTGGGCTCAGCTTATGCCTATACTTCTGATGGATTGGGTACACTTCCGGTTCAGTTTTCAACTTTGGAGTCAAATATGGCACCAACCAAAATCAACGATCATTCTTTTATTGCCACACTTTCTCATGCCATTAATGACAACTGGAAATTCACCGGTCAATTGGCCTATTTACAATTTAATCAGGTCGGAAGCAGCCTTTGGCCAAGTGCTATCAGCGGTGATACTCTTAAAAGAGCCACGTCTGTTTGGGATATTCTGGGTCAGATCAGAGTTGGGCAATTTTTTGTAAACGGGGATTTTAATACCGGAAAACTCAAACACAGAATTTTGGCAGGAATTGACATGGGAGACAAAGATTTTTTTCATGACTGGAATCAGGCAGGAGCAATTGTGGGTAGCTCGCCTTTTATAGTTTCCAATCCGGTTTATGGTCAGGTTGCCGGTACAGCATATCCGGTTTTTAACAGAAGCCTAAGTGTAAAAGAAAGGGGAGTTCATTATACCAATGTTTATACTGCCTTATATGCTCAGGATGAAATCAGACTCCTAAAAGAAAAACTAAGGTTAACTCTGGCCGGCCGATACACCACCACAGGCGATGCTGATCCGTGGTCAGGTGCTGTGGATGCCGGAAAGTTTACGCCGAGAATCGGTCTTAGTTATTCTATTGATAAAAATACCAGCGTATATGGTGTTATCGATCAGTCTTTTATTCCTCAGGCTGGAGCAAGCTTTGATGGAAAAAGCTTTGACCCTATTACCGGTGACAATAAAGAGCTTGGGCTGAAAAAGGAGTGGTTGGATGGTAGATGGACAGCCACAGTTGCTGCATATCAGATTACCAAAAATAATGTTTTGACCGCAGACCCAAACCATCAGTTTTTCTCAATACAATTGGGGCAAACCAAAACCTCTGGTATCGAATTCGATATAAGAGGGCAGCTTTTTAATGGTCTTGATGTAACCATGAATTATGCGTATTCAGACGGGAAAGTGATCAAAGACACCGATAATCAGCAAGTTAATCGCCAGATTCCCGGCACTGACAAACATATTGCCAATGCCTGGCTAAATTATCGTATTCCAGAAGGAAAGGCACGTGGGCTTGGATTTTCGTTGGGTGCATCGCATGCGGCAGGCCGCTCGGCATGGTACGCTGAATACGACAAGAGTATTGACCCGAGTATGCCCGCCTATACCCGATTTGATGCAGCAACTTCTTATCAGTTAGGAAAATTTGGGGTGGCTTTGAATGTCAATAACCTGTTTAATGCCGATGTGTTTTCAGGAGCTTATTATTCCTGGAGTAAATTTTATTATTACCAAACTGAAGCATATAGAAACTTCAGGTTAAGTATCAATTATAAGTTTTGATAAATTTCTAAAAACGCTTTGGCATTTAAGATTGGGATTTCACGAATAGGATTAAGTATTAAAAGATCAGAATCACCGGTTATGACAGCATCAACACTTTCAGAAACCGCAAGACTCAAAAACATATTGTCTTTTGGATCACGACATTCTGTAATTATAATATTTGGTTCTTTTTGTGGATATCTTAAAAATACCCGTTCAATTATTTTTAGCCTGATTTCCCGTGAAAAATATTTTTCAAATTTTTCTATAAGCAAAACATTACAAAATTCTTTGAAAGTCTCTTTCGAAAATATTACCTCTCCGATATCCTCGGCCAGTTTAAGTGCGGTAGTATTGGTGGAATTTGGTGAAAGAAAAGCACTAACCAAGGCATTAGTGTCGAAAATAAAAGACTTAACTTTCATTTATGATTTCATTCAGAATTTCATTATTAAAGCCTTTTTGGTCAGCTTTTTTTCTTTCACTTTCGAGAAAATTCCAAAAATCATCATTGAATTTTTCAGAGTTATTTATTCCTGCAATAAATTGATTTTCAAGTCTTTTTCTGAGTCGAACAGGCGTTTTAAGCCACTTGCTGGCTATATCGTCATTAACTTCAATTGTGATTTTTTCCATCTCAAAAAGAATTTTACTAAATTAAAACAATAAAATATTGACTTTCAAGAAAATCATAGGAAAAATACACCTCTGGCTGGGTCTTAGCACCGGGCTGGTGGTGTTTGTTGTAAGTATTACCGGTTGCTTGTATGCTTTTCAAAAAGAAATACAGGACGCCTTACAGCCATTCAGGTTTTCAAAAGTGGAAAACAGGGAAATGTTGCCTCCTTCAACATTTGAAAAAATAGCTCGTAAACAACTGCCGGATGCTCATCTACACGCTATCAATTACCCCGGAAAAGGACGAAGCGTTGAGGCAATTTTCTATGGATTGAATCCTGAACACTATTTTATTATTTATCATAATCCTTATACGGCGGAGGTTATTCATGTGCAAAATATGGAGGAAACCTTCTTTCATTGGGTGCTGGACGGGCATTATTATTTGTGGCTCCCACCCAAAATCGGGCAGCCAATTACTTCTTATGCAACTTTGATTTTTGTGTTTATGATTTTCACCGGCCTTGTACTTTGGTGGCCCAAAAACAAGGCGGCAGCCAAACAAAGGTGTTGGTTTAGATGGAAAAATACTACTCAATGGAAGCGAAAAAATTACGACCTTCACAATATTCTGGGTTTTATAGCTCAATTTTATTGCTTATCATTTCAATTACAGGCATTTTCTTTGGTATTCAGTGGTTTACGTATCTTATATACAAGGGTACTGGCGGCGAAAAAGAACTTCTTTTTACAGAGCCGGTTTCGCAAAAAATCAAAAGTATTGGTTTTAAGAGACCTGTTACGGATTTGGTTTGGGAAAAAATGAAAACAGAACACCCGGAAGCAATTTCACTGGAAGTTCATGCGATTGAGTCAGATTCGTCGGCTATCGGAGCCAATGTCAATACCCGGCAAGATATGTATTGGAGTATCGACTATCGTTATTTTGATCAATATACACTCAAAGAAATTAAGGTAAATCATGTTTATGGCAGACTTAAAGACGCCAACACCGCCGATAAACTCATCAGGATGACATATGATATCCATACCGGCGGCATTTTAGGCTTTTCAGGCAAAGTTCTGGCATTTTTATTATCGCTTGTTGCCGCCAGTTTACCCGTAACGGGTTTTATGGTTTGGTGGGGAAGGAGGAGGAAAAACATTCTTTAATTACGTACTAGTATAGTAAATTTTAATACTGATGTATTTTTTTGGATTCCTTTAAAGGTCTCTTTGTATTGTACAAAATAATTTATAAGCCAAATATTTAAGCAATTTGTTTAAAAAGCTTGTTGAAATTGAAAAGATGACATTTGTTACAAAAATAAAATTCCTTATTTCCAATCTTTGCAATTAATTTATTTTAGTAGTTTTCTCATTGTTAATTGATACAATTTTGTTTAATTTTAAGTTGTTAAAATGTTTTAGTTTCAATATTTTCAGCTTTGTAAGAGATTAGAATTTCTTTAAAATTTGCAAAATAATATTGAAATATGAAAATATATACATTTCTTTGAATCAAAAATTTAAAACTCACGTTTATTTTGGAAGTTGCGTATAAATTAGACCTCGAAAAACTGGAAAAAGCGGCTTTGGTTTTGAAGACCGTTGCACATCCTATCAGGTTGGCGATCGTTGAGCTTTTAACTGAGCGGGAAAGCCTGTCTGTTAATGAAATATGTGATTTGTTGGGCGGAGAGCAATCACTGATTTCGCATCATTTAATAAATATGAAACTCAAAGGAGTTTTAAAGTCAACCAGAGAAGGTCAGTTTATGTTTTATTCTTTGAAAATTAAAGAGATTACTCATCTCATGGATTGTATTGAGAATTGTACTTGCAAAATGTAATTTTTTGCGTGATTAATAAATGACAAAAACAACATATATTCATATTTTGAACTAAAAATAGTTGTTTTCACATGATTTAAATTAAAAAATATAACAGATTGGAATTAAATAATTTATGGAATATTTAGGTTACATAGGAGCTATTTTAATGGGTATGTCCCTCGGATTAATCGGGGGAGGTGGGTCGATTCTCACGGTGCCTATATTGGTTTATCTTTTTTCGGTTGATGCTGTTGTTGCTACAGCCTATTCACTTTTTATTGTTGGCGTAACCAGTATTTTTGGATCTTCAAGCCATCTCAGGCAGGGTAATATTCATTGGCGTACTGCCATTGTCTTTGGTATTCCATCCATACTTTCGGTTTATCTTACCCGAAAATTTTTGGTGCCACTAATCCCCCAGGAAATAGTTACTTTCGGAGATTTTGTAGTTACCAAGCCAATTTTTATGCTTCTGGTATTTGCCTTACTGATGGTGGTGGCTTCATATTCTATGATAAAAAAGCCTTCAAAAGATAAGGAAAATGGAGGCGATGACGAAATAGATTATGACTATCCATTGATTCTACTTGAGGGTGCAGTAGTAGGAGGAATCACGGGCTTCGTGGGTGCGGGTGGCGGTTTTTTGATTATTCCGGCATTGGTACTTTTGGCCAAACTACCCATGAAAAAAGCAGTGGGTACGTCATTGGTTATCATTGGTTTGAAATCGTTGATTGGCTTTACCGGTGACCTTCATGGCGACACTGCAATCGACTGGAAATTTTTGTTGGTTTTTACGGCTATAGCAGTAGTTGGGATTTTTATTGGCAGCAATTTGTCCAAAAAAGTACCTAATGAAAAACTCAAGCCGGCTTTTGGATATTTTGTATTGATAATGGGTATTTACATTATTATAAAAGAATTATTTTTTTAACCTTTTTTTGGAATCATTAAATAAAAAATAAAACTATGGTACTGGAACAAATTTATACAGGCTGTCTTGCTCAGGGAGCCTACTATCTGGAGTCAGAAGGCGAGTGTGCCATTATTGACCCCCTTCGTGAGGTTACACCTTACATCGAAAAAGCACAGGCAAATGGTGCTACAATCAAATATATTTTCGAAACCCACTTTCATGCCGATTTTGTAAGTGGTCATTTGGAACTTTCTAAAAAAACCGGTGCAGAGATCGTATTTGGACCAACGGCAGTACCTGGCTTTAAAGCTACTGTGGCAACTGACGGGCAGATTTTTGAATTAGGTAAGTTGAAAATAAAAGTGTTGCATACCCCTGGTCATACCATGGAATCCTCTACTTTCCTTCTTTTTGACGAGAATGGTAAAGAGTATTGCATTTTCTCAGGTGATACATTGTTTATCGGTGATGTTGGTCGTCCTGACCTTGCCCAAAAATCAGATCTTACTATTCAGGATCTTGCAGGTCATCTTTTTGATTCTCTCAGAAATAAAATCATGACACTTCCTGATGATCTTCTGGTATATCCTGCCCATGGTGCGGGATCGGCATGTGGAAAAAATATGAGCAAAGAGACTTATGATACTTTGGGTAATCAGAAGATGTTTAATTACGCATTGAGAGCCAATATGACCAAAGAAGAGTTTGTGAAAGAAGTAACAGATGGTCTTGAATTGGTCCCTCCACCATATTATTTCCCTAAAAACGTAATGCTCAACAAAGCAGGTGCTCAGGATCTGGATCAGGTAAAATCACAAGCTCAGGCCCTTTCAGTTGAAGCTTTCGAAGCCGCGGCCAATGAGACTGGTGCATTGATTATCGATACCAGAAACCAGCAAATCTTCAAAGATGGATTTATTCCAAATTCCATCTTCATTGGAATCAAAGGAGATTTTGCTCCATGGGTGGGTACTTTGATTACCGATATTGAGCAACCTATTCTTTTAGTGGGCGATGAAGATTTGATTGAAGAGATAATCACTCGTCTTTCAAGAGTGGGATATGACAATATCATCGGATATTTGAAGGGTGGATTTGAAGCCTGGAAAAATTCAGGAAAAGAAATGGATACCATTGTTTCGATTTCAGCTACAGAATTTGCCGATAGATTCAAGAAAGCAGAAGGCACCCTTGTAGTAAAAGACGTAAGAAAACCAACAGAATATATGGCCGAGCACGTAGAAGAAGCCATGAATATACCTTTGGCCAATTTGAGCAAAAATATGGTTGAATTCTCAAAAGATGCAGATAATTACATTCACTGTGCAAGTGGCTACAGATCTATGGTGGCAGCATCAATTCTGAAATCAAGAGGTTTTGACAATGTAATTGACGTTGCCGGTGGTTTTAAAGCCATTTCTGCTGATACTGATGTTCCCTGTACTGACTATGTTTGTCAGACAAAAATGAAGTAAGGCTAAGTTTTTAGGAAAAAAAACATGAATAGGATTCGTAATTGAATCCTATTCTTATACTTTTGGAATCGTACCTTAAATTAAAATCTAAAATGCTGGAAATCATCACTTCGCCCTGGCATTGGTCAGTGGCAGGAATCCTGATAGGATTGACCGTACCCGTATTATTAATTATTGGAAATAAAAATTTTGGCATTTCATCCTCTCTAAGGCATATTTGTGCTGCATGTATTCCTATAAAGCTTCCTTTTTTTAATTACGATTGGAAAAGTGAGATATGGAATTTGTTCTTTGTGGCAGGCGTGCTGATAGGGGGTTTTGCAGGCACCTATTTTTTATCATCAGAATCCGGTATCAAGATATCTTCCGAAACAGTAAAAGACCTTCAGGCTCTTGGGGTTACTGATTTTTCTGGTTTTATGCCGGCTGATATTTTCAGTTGGGAAAACCTTTTTACATTAAAAGGACTTGTATTTTTTGTTTTTGGTGGGTTTTTAGTGGGTTTTGGTACCCGATGGGCAGGAGGATGTACCTCCGGACACTCAATTATGGGCTTATCAAGTCTTCAATTACCTTCTTTGATAGCCACTATATTTTTTATGATTGGTGGTATTTTGATGACCCATTATGGACTTCCTGTCATCTTCAAACTCTTTAATTGAAAATAAAAATGGAAAATAAAATAAATAAGGACGAATCTTGCGAAGTGCCGGTAAAAGAGAACAATGAACTATCTTTTGCAGCAAATTTTAAATATTTATTGGTAGGAATTGCTTTTGGGGTGGTTTTTACCAAAGCCGAAATCGTATCCTGGTTCAGGATTCAGGAAATGTTTAGGTTTCAAAGCTTCCATATGTATGGTGTAATTGGTACAGCAGTAGTCGTAGGTTTGATTTCAGTTTTTTTGATTAAAAAATTTGAAATCAAAACTCTTAACGGGGAAGAAATTAAGATCATTAAAAAGCCAATGAATAAGGGAGTGATTTACGGAGGATTGATTTTTGGTATGGGCTGGGCTATAACTGGTGCCTGTCCAGGGCCATTATTTGCTCAGATTGGAAGTGGTTTTAGTGTGATTCTTGTCACTTTGTTTAGTGCTATATTCGGTACTTTTACATACGGAGTTTTTAAAGATAAACTTCCCCATTAATTTTTTTATGGAAAAAAACCTTAATCCAAGGCGAGATTTTTTAAAGAAATCTTTGTTAGCGGGGGTTGGATTAGCCTCAACTCCGATAATTGCCCAAGCTGAAAGTAAAGAAATTCAGACTTCTGAGAGTAGTATTAATAATAAGGTCACCTTTCTTATTACTTCTGATATACATGCACAGGTCAATACGCATGATGAGTTTTTTGTTGAAAATGGTAAGCACGTTTTCAAGAAAAGAGGTGGGCTGGCGGTTTTGAAAACCATGATTGATTCATTGAAAAAAAGTAATCCCAACCAAACCATTGTGTATGATGGAGGGGACTTTTTCCATGGTCATGCTCTTGCCACTTTTACAGAAGGGGAGGCTTTGATTCCTATTTTCAATCAGTTAGGTTACGATTTGATTCTTCCTGGCAACTGGGAAGTGGTTTATAAAAAGAAAAAAATGCTCTATGATATGGGGCATGCCAATGCAGCAAAAGTATGTGCAAATATGTGGCACGATACCACAGATGAGTTTAATGGGGAGTTAGTATATCCTCCTTTTTGGATAAAAAATATGGGAGGTACCAAAATTGGTGTAATAGGCTATACTGATCATCTGGTACCCAAAAGACAATCTCCGGCTTTCAGCGTAGGTTTACGTTTTGACCATCCTGAAAAAAACCTTCCCAAATATGTAAAATATCTGAAAGAAGTGGAAAATTGTGGGGTTATTGTGGTCGTAACTCATATCGGATTGGCACAGCAGGTAGGTTTGGCAAATAATCCTGCCACACAAGGGGTTGACATTATCATCGGGGCCGATACCCATGAAAGACTCAGAAAACCCATCAAAGGCAAATTCACTGATGTGGTAGAATGTGGTGCTTTTGGCTCATTTGTGGGTAAACTCGACCTAAAAATCGAAAACGGACGCATGGCCGGGTATGATTATAAATTGCTTGATGTAGATCCGGTAAAATATAAACCTGATACTCAGGTTCAAGCTCTTGTTAACAAAGCGTTGGCTCCTTTTAAAAATGATTTTAACAAGGTGATAGGCACTTCAACAGTTCCTTTAATGAGATATTATGTGATGGAAACTCCCATGGATAACCTTATCACTGATGCCATTAAGTGGAAGTTAAAGCCAGATATAGCCCTTTCTAACGGTTTTAGGTTTTGTCAACCACTTTCTTCTAAAGATCCAAAAACGGGTTTGATTAATATCACTGAGGAATTCCTTTGGAATATGCTCCCACTTGATTCTGAAGCCAAAACAGGCGTTATTACGGGCTTGCAGGTCAAAAAATGGTTGGAACAAGAGCTTCAAAATGCCTTTGCACCTAATCCTGCAAAAAGATTTGGAGGTTGGTTTGTAAGGTATGCGGGTATGGAAGTAAATTTTACCATAGCCAACGAGACAGGAAAAAGAGTTAATTGGGTAAAAATAGGTGGAAAGGAAGTGCTTGATGATCAGGAATATACTATAGTAGCATGTGAGCGGGAAGGAGATCCCAACGATACACTCTGCCGAATCGAACATGTCAAAAATCCGGTAAAACATACACTAATGATGCATGACATCATTAAAGAATATCTCAAAGTGCATTCTCCAATTTCTCCCAAACTAGAAAAAAGAGCTACGGCAACAGATGCACCTGATACGCTTTTGACACAATTGAGAGGTTATGATTATGAATTTATGTAAAATATGAAATCAAAATCTTCAAATTCCGGACTTATAAGACTATTGCAAGGTTTGCTTTATTTGATTGTTCTGGTGCCATTTTTACTCTTGTATTTGTTGGCTGATAATATGAATTTGCTTACAAACGAAGAACCGGCTCTAGATACTTTAGTCAAAAAACCTTATGAGGTTCCAATGTGGAAACCCATGACCATGGAGGCCGTAGTACATGAGAAAGACCCCGAAATGATAAAATATGGAAGGGAATTAGTGGCAAATACTGCCCAATATTTGGGACCTAATGGAACCCTTTCGCCTATTTCTAATGGCATGAATTGTCAGAATTGTCATCTGGATGCCGGTACACGCCCCTGGGGTAATAATTATGGAGCGGTTCTTTCAACTTATCCGAAAATGCGGGCAA
The sequence above is a segment of the Cytophagaceae bacterium genome. Coding sequences within it:
- a CDS encoding bifunctional metallophosphatase/5'-nucleotidase, coding for MEKNLNPRRDFLKKSLLAGVGLASTPIIAQAESKEIQTSESSINNKVTFLITSDIHAQVNTHDEFFVENGKHVFKKRGGLAVLKTMIDSLKKSNPNQTIVYDGGDFFHGHALATFTEGEALIPIFNQLGYDLILPGNWEVVYKKKKMLYDMGHANAAKVCANMWHDTTDEFNGELVYPPFWIKNMGGTKIGVIGYTDHLVPKRQSPAFSVGLRFDHPEKNLPKYVKYLKEVENCGVIVVVTHIGLAQQVGLANNPATQGVDIIIGADTHERLRKPIKGKFTDVVECGAFGSFVGKLDLKIENGRMAGYDYKLLDVDPVKYKPDTQVQALVNKALAPFKNDFNKVIGTSTVPLMRYYVMETPMDNLITDAIKWKLKPDIALSNGFRFCQPLSSKDPKTGLINITEEFLWNMLPLDSEAKTGVITGLQVKKWLEQELQNAFAPNPAKRFGGWFVRYAGMEVNFTIANETGKRVNWVKIGGKEVLDDQEYTIVACEREGDPNDTLCRIEHVKNPVKHTLMMHDIIKEYLKVHSPISPKLEKRATATDAPDTLLTQLRGYDYEFM